The following are encoded together in the Pseudomonas sp. IB20 genome:
- a CDS encoding response regulator: protein MTGLSPVSERAIILAPMGRDGSLALMMLNQAGYSGIIATHLANLCEALEHGAGLLVIADEALRGVDLEPLLEYLHQQPAWSDLPIVLMTHHGGSEQNGSSHLSGLLGNVTFLERPFHPVTLISLVSAALRGRRRQYEARDRLIDLSESELRLQRTLETLEQQVEERTTQLRTNEEALRQSQKMEAVGQLTGGIAHDFNNMLTGIIGSLELLRRRISRGKLDDLDGLIDLGVTSANRAAGLTHRLLAFSRRQSLDSKPVEINQLVASMGELLQRSINESIALDMRLSDTLWTAEADPNQLESALLNLVINARDAMPGGGKLVVETTNRHLDSVFTAAYGTLKPGDYVELSVSDTGCGIPEHLLGRVFDPFFTTKPIGQGTGLGLSMIYGFARQSHGHVTIHSEIDKGTTVSLFLPRFVGEMKTLELLNPTLLPFANAGETVLIVEDDPAVRVLVSAVLKELGYAFVEACDADTALPIIESDQRIDLLISDVGLPGMNGRQMAEIGRQMRPQLKVLFITSYAEHAAVRGGFLDPGMQLITKPFTFDLLTAKVREMIQG, encoded by the coding sequence GTGACTGGCCTATCTCCCGTCTCCGAGCGTGCAATCATCCTGGCGCCCATGGGCCGTGACGGCTCATTGGCGCTGATGATGCTGAACCAGGCCGGCTACAGCGGCATCATCGCCACGCACCTGGCGAACCTGTGCGAAGCGTTAGAGCACGGCGCCGGCCTGCTGGTGATCGCCGACGAAGCCCTGCGCGGCGTCGATTTGGAGCCGCTGCTGGAATACCTGCATCAGCAACCGGCCTGGTCGGACCTGCCCATCGTGCTGATGACCCACCATGGCGGCAGCGAGCAGAACGGTTCCTCGCACTTGAGCGGGCTGTTGGGCAACGTGACCTTCCTCGAGCGCCCCTTCCATCCAGTGACCTTGATCAGTCTGGTGAGCGCCGCCCTGCGCGGCCGACGGCGGCAATACGAAGCCCGCGACCGGCTGATTGATTTGAGCGAGAGCGAGCTGCGCCTGCAACGCACGCTGGAAACCCTCGAGCAGCAAGTCGAGGAGCGCACGACGCAACTGCGCACCAATGAAGAGGCGCTGCGCCAGTCGCAGAAAATGGAAGCCGTCGGCCAGTTGACCGGCGGCATCGCCCATGACTTCAACAATATGCTCACCGGGATTATCGGCAGCCTGGAGCTGCTGCGCAGGCGCATATCGCGCGGCAAGCTGGACGACCTCGATGGCCTGATCGACCTAGGCGTGACCTCGGCCAACCGCGCCGCCGGCCTGACCCACCGCCTGCTGGCGTTTTCCCGTCGTCAGTCGCTGGATTCCAAGCCCGTGGAGATCAACCAATTGGTCGCCTCCATGGGCGAATTGCTGCAACGCAGCATCAATGAAAGCATCGCCTTGGATATGCGCCTGAGCGACACGCTCTGGACCGCCGAAGCCGACCCCAACCAGCTCGAAAGCGCCCTGCTCAACCTGGTCATCAACGCACGGGACGCCATGCCTGGCGGCGGCAAGCTGGTGGTCGAAACCACCAACCGCCACCTGGACAGCGTGTTCACCGCCGCCTACGGCACGTTGAAACCCGGTGATTACGTTGAGCTGAGCGTCAGCGACACCGGCTGCGGTATTCCTGAACACCTGCTGGGACGGGTGTTCGATCCGTTTTTCACCACCAAACCCATCGGCCAGGGCACAGGCCTTGGGTTGTCGATGATCTACGGCTTTGCCCGCCAGTCCCACGGCCACGTCACGATCCATAGCGAAATCGATAAAGGCACCACCGTCAGCCTGTTCCTGCCGCGCTTTGTCGGCGAGATGAAGACGCTGGAGCTGCTCAACCCAACGCTGCTGCCCTTCGCCAATGCGGGTGAAACCGTGTTGATCGTCGAGGATGATCCGGCAGTGCGGGTATTAGTCAGTGCAGTGCTCAAAGAACTGGGTTATGCCTTCGTCGAGGCGTGTGATGCTGATACGGCGCTGCCCATCATTGAATCCGACCAGCGTATTGACCTGCTGATCAGCGATGTGGGCCTGCCCGGCATGAACGGCCGGCAGATGGCGGAAATCGGTCGGCAGATGCGCCCGCAGCTCAAGGTGCTGTTTATCACCAGCTACGCCGAACACGCGGCGGTACGCGGCGGCTTCCTGGACCCGGGGATGCAGTTGATCACCAAACCGTTCACGTTTGATCTGTTAACGGCAAAAGTGCGGGAAATGATTCAGGGTTGA
- a CDS encoding bestrophin family protein, whose protein sequence is MIVRPKPNLLGILFSLKGSIAKRIALRSLLVTLLASVIVLVETLHPAYFSTVNATPFTLLGLSLSIFMSFRNNACYDRWWEGRKQLGQMIIEVRSLIRQTQVLSDPVERAGLLRGVCGFAHGLIARLRHEDEAAAIKPWIGIDRTHPNLPDHVLQQLGARFSGLAEQGVISEWRYTQLETRLVSLSQVQASCERIKHTPLPFPYTLLLHRTIYLFCILLPFAMAEPLGWLTPVFTAIVSYTFFGLDEIGDDLEDPFGFDENDLPCNALVRTLEREILAALGESDLPPALEPVEYVLT, encoded by the coding sequence ATGATCGTTCGTCCCAAACCCAACCTCCTGGGTATCCTGTTCTCCCTCAAGGGCTCGATTGCCAAGCGTATTGCCCTGCGTAGCCTGCTGGTGACCTTGCTGGCCTCGGTGATCGTGCTGGTTGAAACCCTGCACCCGGCGTATTTCTCCACGGTCAACGCCACGCCCTTCACGTTGTTGGGGTTGTCGTTGTCGATCTTCATGAGCTTTCGCAACAACGCCTGTTATGACCGCTGGTGGGAAGGCCGCAAGCAGTTGGGGCAAATGATCATTGAGGTGCGTTCGCTGATTCGCCAGACCCAGGTGCTGAGTGATCCGGTTGAGCGTGCCGGGCTGTTGCGCGGTGTGTGCGGCTTTGCCCATGGCTTGATCGCGCGCCTGCGGCATGAGGACGAAGCGGCGGCGATAAAGCCCTGGATCGGCATTGATCGCACGCACCCCAACCTCCCCGACCATGTGCTGCAACAGCTCGGCGCGCGGTTTTCGGGGCTGGCCGAGCAAGGCGTGATCAGCGAATGGCGCTACACCCAGCTGGAAACCCGACTGGTCAGCCTGAGCCAGGTGCAGGCCTCCTGCGAGCGGATCAAACACACGCCGCTGCCCTTCCCTTACACCTTGTTGCTGCACCGCACCATCTACCTGTTCTGCATTCTGCTGCCGTTTGCGATGGCCGAGCCGCTGGGCTGGCTGACACCGGTGTTCACCGCCATCGTCAGCTACACCTTCTTTGGCCTGGATGAAATTGGCGATGACCTGGAAGACCCGTTCGGCTTCGACGAAAACGACCTGCCATGCAATGCGCTGGTGCGCACCCTGGAGCGCGAGATTCTTGCAGCTCTCGGCGAAAGCGACTTGCCGCCTGCCTTGGAGCCGGTTGAATACGTGCTGACCTGA
- a CDS encoding chemotaxis protein CheB, producing MNEAQANPFFGIEAIVVGASAGGVEALLKIFGDLPEGFALPIIAVLHLPDERRSQLAQVFARRLRIPVKEARDKEVIEAGTVYFAGPGYHLSVEHDHSLSLSQEDRVHYSRPAIDYLFASAADAYGKGLLAILLTGANQDGARGLAHVKQSGGTTVVQDPKEAHIAVMPLAALALHTPDHILTLSRIASLLASLESSPC from the coding sequence ATGAACGAGGCGCAAGCCAACCCGTTTTTCGGGATTGAAGCCATTGTCGTCGGCGCCTCAGCCGGCGGCGTCGAGGCGTTGCTGAAGATTTTTGGCGACCTGCCTGAAGGGTTTGCCTTGCCGATTATTGCCGTGTTGCACCTGCCGGACGAACGCCGAAGCCAGTTGGCGCAAGTGTTCGCGCGGCGCCTGCGTATCCCGGTGAAGGAAGCGCGGGACAAGGAAGTGATCGAGGCCGGCACTGTGTACTTCGCCGGGCCCGGCTACCACCTCTCGGTAGAACATGACCACAGCCTGTCCCTGAGCCAGGAAGACCGCGTGCACTATTCCCGTCCGGCCATTGATTACCTGTTCGCCTCAGCCGCTGATGCCTACGGCAAGGGTTTGCTGGCGATCCTGCTGACCGGCGCCAACCAGGACGGCGCGCGTGGGCTGGCCCACGTCAAACAATCGGGCGGCACCACCGTGGTACAAGACCCCAAGGAAGCACACATTGCCGTGATGCCGTTGGCGGCCTTGGCACTGCACACACCTGACCATATTCTGACCTTGAGCCGCATTGCCTCATTGCTGGCTTCCCTGGAATCTTCCCCATGTTAA
- a CDS encoding hybrid sensor histidine kinase/response regulator produces MLSNIQAKLLIVDDLPENLLALEALIKREDRQVFKALSADEALSLLLEHEFAMAILDVQMPGMNGFELAELMRGTEKTKNIPIVFVSAAGRELNYAFKGYESGAVDFLHKPLDIHAVKSKVNVFVDLYRQSKAMKLQVEALERSRREQELLLTRLQATQAELEQAVRMRDDFMSIVAHEVRTPLNGLILETQLRKMHLARDNAAAFTLDKMHAMVDRDERQIKSLIRLIEDMLDVSRIRTGKLSIRPARFDLALLVRNLVENFAPQVAAADSSMHLETEGPVEGNWDEFRIEQVVSNLLTNALRYGAKSPVEVRVYTEHGEARVEVRDHGIGISQDNQKRIFQQFERVSASHVSAGLGLGLFISEQIVAAHGGTIEVQSQIGEGALFRVCLPLEAAA; encoded by the coding sequence ATGTTAAGTAATATCCAGGCCAAATTGCTGATCGTCGACGATCTGCCGGAAAACCTGCTGGCCCTCGAAGCGCTGATCAAGCGCGAGGATCGCCAGGTCTTCAAGGCCTTGAGCGCCGACGAGGCCTTGTCACTGTTGCTGGAGCACGAGTTCGCCATGGCGATTCTCGATGTGCAGATGCCCGGCATGAACGGTTTCGAGCTGGCCGAGCTGATGCGCGGCACCGAAAAGACCAAGAACATCCCGATTGTGTTCGTCAGCGCCGCCGGCCGCGAACTCAATTACGCCTTCAAAGGCTATGAAAGCGGCGCCGTGGACTTCCTGCACAAGCCGCTGGATATCCACGCGGTCAAGAGCAAGGTCAACGTGTTCGTCGACCTGTACCGCCAGAGCAAGGCGATGAAACTGCAAGTGGAAGCCCTGGAGCGCAGCCGCCGCGAGCAGGAGCTGCTGCTGACGCGCCTGCAGGCTACCCAGGCTGAATTGGAGCAGGCGGTGCGCATGCGTGACGACTTCATGTCGATCGTCGCCCACGAAGTGCGTACGCCGCTTAACGGCCTGATCCTGGAGACCCAGCTGCGCAAGATGCACCTGGCCCGGGATAACGCCGCCGCATTCACCCTGGACAAGATGCACGCCATGGTTGACCGCGACGAGCGGCAGATCAAAAGCCTGATTCGCCTGATTGAAGACATGCTCGACGTGTCGCGCATCCGCACCGGCAAGCTGTCGATCCGCCCGGCGCGCTTTGACCTGGCCCTGTTGGTGCGTAACCTGGTGGAAAACTTTGCACCGCAAGTCGCGGCCGCTGACTCATCGATGCACCTGGAAACCGAAGGCCCCGTGGAGGGCAATTGGGATGAGTTCCGCATCGAGCAGGTGGTCTCCAACCTGCTGACCAACGCGCTGCGCTACGGGGCCAAGAGCCCGGTGGAAGTGCGGGTCTACACCGAGCATGGCGAAGCGCGGGTGGAAGTGCGTGACCATGGCATCGGCATCAGTCAAGACAACCAGAAGCGCATATTCCAGCAGTTCGAGCGGGTGTCGGCCAGCCATGTCTCGGCGGGCCTGGGCCTGGGGCTGTTTATCTCCGAACAGATCGTGGCGGCCCACGGCGGTACCATCGAGGTCCAAAGCCAGATAGGCGAGGGCGCGCTGTTCCGGGTGTGCCTGCCGCTTGAGGCGGCCGCGTGA
- a CDS encoding SDR family NAD(P)-dependent oxidoreductase, protein MQIENKVFLVSGGASGLGAATAEMLVAAGAKVMLVDLNAEAVAAKAQQLGDNARSAVADISQEAAAEAAVQAAVAAFGGLHGLINCAGVVRGEKILGKNGPHALASFTQVINVNLIGSFNLLRLAAAAIAETEANADGERGVIINTASVAAFDGQIGQAAYSASKGAIASLTLPAARELARFGIRVMTIAPGIFETPMMAGMTPEVRDSLAAGVPFPPRLGKPTEYAALVRHIIENSMLNGEVIRLDGALRMAAK, encoded by the coding sequence ATGCAGATTGAAAACAAGGTATTCCTGGTCAGCGGCGGCGCTTCGGGCCTCGGCGCGGCCACCGCTGAAATGCTGGTGGCCGCCGGTGCCAAGGTAATGCTGGTGGACCTGAACGCCGAGGCCGTCGCCGCCAAGGCCCAACAGCTCGGTGATAATGCCCGCAGCGCCGTGGCGGATATCAGCCAGGAAGCTGCCGCCGAAGCCGCCGTGCAAGCGGCCGTCGCCGCGTTTGGTGGCTTGCACGGGCTGATCAACTGCGCCGGTGTGGTGCGTGGCGAGAAAATCCTCGGTAAGAACGGCCCTCACGCCTTGGCCAGCTTTACCCAGGTGATCAACGTCAACCTGATCGGCAGCTTCAACCTGCTGCGCCTGGCCGCCGCCGCCATCGCCGAAACCGAGGCGAATGCCGATGGCGAACGCGGCGTGATCATCAATACCGCGTCGGTGGCCGCCTTTGATGGGCAGATCGGCCAGGCGGCGTATTCCGCCTCCAAAGGCGCCATCGCCAGCCTGACGCTGCCCGCCGCCCGCGAGCTGGCGCGCTTCGGCATTCGGGTCATGACCATCGCCCCGGGCATTTTTGAAACACCGATGATGGCCGGCATGACCCCGGAAGTCCGCGATTCCCTGGCCGCTGGCGTGCCATTCCCGCCACGTTTGGGCAAACCGACCGAGTACGCCGCACTGGTGCGGCACATCATTGAAAACAGCATGCTCAACGGCGAGGTGATCCGTCTCGACGGCGCCTTGCGCATGGCAGCCAAGTAA
- a CDS encoding AMP-binding protein, with amino-acid sequence MREYLAATTEFDYQHTVDAALAGNLQALNACVECCDRHALPGRIALFWEGKDGRSATSTFTDLQDQAARFANFLLAQGVKRGDKVAGLLPRTAELLVVVLATWRIGAVYQPLFTAFGPKAIEHRLNSSGAALVVTDAVNRPKLAEVEGCPTIVTVAGAKGEGIVRGDYSFWAELPNYSNLCEPVLLGADDPFLLMFTSGTTGPSKALSVPLKAIVAFQSYTRDAVDLRPEDAFWNVADPGWAYGIYFGVTGPLSLGHPITFYDGPFTLESTCRVINKYGITNLTGSPTAYRLLIAGGEQFVRSIKGTLRIVSSAGEPLNPEVIRWFADNLGVTIHDHYGQTELGMVLCNHHGLAHPVHVGSAGFASPGHRIVVLDDDHQELPAGQPGILAIDREQSPMCWFAGYDGVKTKAFVGKYYLSGDTVELNPDGSISFVGRSDDVITTSGYRVGPFDVESALVEHPAVVEAAVVGKPDSERTERVKAFVVLNAQYRATPELAEELRLHVRKRLAAHAYPREIEFVSDLPKTPSGKLQRFILRNQEIAKAQAALA; translated from the coding sequence ATGCGTGAGTATTTGGCTGCCACCACCGAGTTTGATTACCAGCACACTGTCGACGCCGCACTGGCCGGCAACCTGCAGGCCCTCAATGCCTGCGTGGAATGCTGCGACCGGCACGCACTGCCGGGCCGCATCGCGCTGTTCTGGGAAGGTAAGGACGGGCGCAGCGCCACGTCGACCTTTACTGACTTGCAGGACCAGGCAGCGCGCTTCGCCAATTTCCTTCTGGCCCAGGGCGTCAAACGCGGTGACAAAGTGGCGGGCCTGCTGCCACGCACGGCGGAACTGCTGGTGGTAGTGCTTGCCACCTGGCGCATCGGCGCGGTCTATCAGCCGCTGTTTACTGCCTTCGGCCCCAAGGCTATCGAACACCGCCTGAACAGCTCCGGCGCGGCGCTGGTGGTCACCGACGCGGTGAACCGCCCCAAACTGGCGGAAGTCGAGGGCTGCCCGACCATCGTGACGGTCGCCGGCGCCAAGGGCGAAGGCATTGTGCGCGGCGATTACAGCTTCTGGGCTGAATTGCCCAACTATTCAAACCTCTGCGAGCCGGTATTGCTGGGCGCAGACGATCCGTTCCTGCTGATGTTCACCTCAGGCACCACCGGCCCGTCCAAAGCCCTGTCGGTACCGCTCAAGGCCATCGTCGCGTTCCAGAGCTATACCCGCGACGCGGTAGACCTGCGCCCCGAAGATGCATTCTGGAACGTGGCCGACCCGGGTTGGGCCTACGGCATCTATTTTGGCGTGACCGGGCCGTTATCCTTGGGCCACCCGATCACCTTCTACGATGGGCCGTTCACCCTGGAAAGCACCTGCCGGGTGATCAACAAATACGGGATCACCAACCTGACGGGCTCGCCGACCGCGTATCGCCTGTTGATAGCTGGTGGCGAGCAATTCGTGCGATCGATCAAGGGCACGCTGCGCATTGTCAGCAGTGCCGGCGAGCCGCTGAACCCGGAAGTGATCCGCTGGTTCGCGGATAACCTGGGCGTGACCATCCACGACCACTACGGCCAGACCGAACTGGGCATGGTGCTGTGCAACCACCACGGCCTGGCGCACCCGGTGCACGTCGGCTCGGCGGGGTTTGCCTCGCCAGGGCATCGCATTGTGGTGCTGGATGACGATCACCAGGAATTGCCCGCGGGCCAGCCGGGAATCCTGGCCATCGACCGCGAACAGTCGCCGATGTGCTGGTTCGCCGGCTACGACGGTGTGAAGACCAAAGCCTTTGTCGGCAAGTACTACCTCAGCGGCGACACGGTGGAGTTGAACCCCGACGGCAGCATCAGCTTTGTCGGGCGCAGTGACGATGTGATCACCACCTCTGGCTACCGCGTTGGCCCGTTCGACGTGGAAAGCGCCTTGGTTGAGCACCCGGCCGTGGTCGAAGCGGCAGTGGTCGGCAAGCCTGACTCGGAGCGCACTGAGCGGGTGAAAGCCTTCGTGGTGCTCAACGCACAATACCGTGCCACCCCGGAACTCGCCGAAGAGCTGCGCCTGCACGTGCGCAAGCGTCTCGCCGCGCATGCTTACCCGCGAGAAATCGAATTTGTCAGCGACTTGCCCAAGACCCCGAGCGGCAAGCTGCAACGTTTTATTTTGCGTAATCAGGAAATCGCCAAGGCTCAAGCAGCACTGGCGTGA
- a CDS encoding tetratricopeptide repeat protein, producing MSKSRRYSIVGLCALLLIVLLTWFFSHSSPVAVPKAIAHGYGKALKQAHNGEPGAARVLYQQLGRPDLSPERRAALHAELPNYPSPQALKLADKDLANDSPLVREAAIHSIVGLVPSGQRVLLLGPVLEDPEQAVRFAAANALLGLSADTLGLYFGPLQQVLDEFVKTLKDQPETAEGWIQLARLYIHSVLLPDAQNALAQAMRLQPDNLQAGVAQIELLDKQGKTDESRQLLARQLAAHPESAYLQHALGMWLLHHGERPYALLGLSKAVELEPDNQDYRYDLATTLHAQEELEAAQRQLEEIVQRHPANRKARVLLINYWKETGQLQNVQVLLAQLEQQNPDDPALQQGLYQL from the coding sequence ATGTCAAAGTCACGCCGTTATTCCATCGTCGGCCTGTGCGCCCTGTTGTTGATTGTGTTGCTTACCTGGTTTTTCTCCCACTCCAGCCCGGTGGCCGTGCCGAAGGCCATCGCCCATGGTTACGGCAAAGCCTTAAAGCAGGCGCATAACGGTGAACCGGGCGCGGCGCGTGTGCTGTATCAACAGCTTGGTCGGCCGGACCTGTCACCTGAACGTCGCGCGGCGTTGCACGCTGAACTGCCCAACTACCCAAGCCCGCAGGCACTGAAGCTTGCCGATAAAGACCTGGCCAATGATTCGCCACTGGTGCGCGAGGCGGCGATTCACAGCATCGTCGGCCTGGTGCCCAGCGGCCAACGCGTGTTGCTGCTGGGGCCAGTGCTGGAGGATCCCGAACAAGCCGTGCGCTTTGCCGCCGCCAATGCCCTGCTCGGCCTCTCTGCGGATACGTTGGGCCTGTACTTCGGGCCCTTGCAGCAAGTACTCGATGAGTTCGTGAAAACGCTCAAGGACCAGCCGGAAACGGCTGAAGGCTGGATTCAGCTGGCGCGCCTGTACATCCACAGCGTGCTGCTGCCGGACGCGCAAAATGCCTTGGCGCAGGCCATGCGTTTGCAGCCGGACAACCTTCAAGCCGGGGTGGCGCAGATCGAGTTATTGGATAAACAAGGCAAGACCGACGAGTCGCGCCAACTGCTGGCACGGCAACTGGCGGCCCACCCGGAGTCGGCCTACCTGCAACATGCCTTGGGCATGTGGTTGCTGCACCACGGCGAGCGCCCTTATGCGCTGCTCGGCCTGTCCAAAGCGGTGGAGCTGGAGCCGGACAATCAGGATTACCGCTACGACTTGGCGACCACCTTGCATGCCCAAGAGGAATTGGAAGCGGCCCAGCGTCAACTGGAAGAAATTGTGCAGCGCCATCCCGCCAACCGCAAAGCTCGCGTGTTGCTGATCAACTACTGGAAAGAGACTGGCCAGTTGCAAAACGTCCAGGTGTTACTGGCGCAACTTGAGCAACAAAACCCGGACGATCCTGCACTGCAACAAGGCCTGTACCAATTATAA
- a CDS encoding response regulator: MSEDAQDVVLIVEDDESIMFVLGEYLAGLGYRVLKAIDGEQAFEILASKPHLDLMVTDYRLPGGISGVQIAEPAIKLRPELKVIFISGYPQEILDCNSPITRNAPILAKPFDLDTLQEHIQRLLA; this comes from the coding sequence ATGAGTGAAGATGCACAAGATGTCGTTCTGATCGTCGAGGACGACGAATCCATTATGTTTGTGCTGGGTGAATACCTGGCAGGCCTGGGCTATCGGGTGTTGAAGGCGATCGACGGGGAGCAGGCCTTCGAAATCCTCGCGTCCAAGCCGCACCTGGACCTGATGGTCACGGACTACCGCCTGCCGGGTGGGATTTCCGGGGTGCAGATCGCTGAGCCTGCGATCAAGTTGCGACCGGAATTAAAAGTGATCTTTATCAGCGGCTACCCGCAGGAAATTCTCGACTGCAATAGCCCGATCACGCGCAACGCGCCGATCCTGGCCAAGCCGTTTGACTTGGATACGCTGCAAGAGCATATCCAGCGCCTGCTGGCGTGA
- a CDS encoding CheR family methyltransferase, translating to MEQRFLDKSSDIELRLLIEAIYLKYSYDFRDYSGASVKRRVAHALRQFDCATISALQERVLHDPGAFMQLLQFLTIPVSEMFRDPSHFLAIRQEVVPLLKTYPSIKIWIAGCSTGEEVYSMAILLREEGVLERTIIYATDINPASLDKAKQGIFSLENVRAYTANYQQAGGQRSFADYYTAAYDYAIFDKTLRENVTFADHSLATDSVFSETQLISCRNVLIYFNKKLQDRAFGLFHESLCHRGFLVLGSKETLDFSAYSKQFEPLVKQERIYRKS from the coding sequence GTGGAGCAGCGTTTTTTGGACAAAAGCAGCGACATTGAGCTGCGCCTGTTGATCGAGGCGATTTACCTCAAGTACAGCTACGACTTTCGCGACTATTCCGGTGCGTCGGTCAAGCGGCGTGTGGCCCATGCCCTGCGCCAGTTTGACTGTGCAACCATTTCGGCGCTGCAGGAGCGGGTGTTGCACGACCCTGGCGCGTTCATGCAGTTGCTGCAATTTCTGACGATCCCCGTGAGCGAGATGTTTCGCGACCCGTCGCACTTTCTGGCGATTCGTCAGGAAGTGGTGCCGTTGCTCAAGACCTATCCGTCGATCAAGATCTGGATCGCCGGCTGCAGCACAGGCGAGGAGGTGTACTCCATGGCGATCCTGCTGCGCGAAGAGGGGGTACTCGAGCGCACCATCATCTACGCCACGGACATCAACCCGGCATCGCTGGATAAAGCCAAACAAGGGATTTTCTCCCTGGAGAATGTACGCGCCTACACTGCTAATTATCAGCAGGCTGGCGGCCAACGTTCATTCGCCGACTACTACACGGCGGCCTACGATTACGCGATCTTCGACAAGACCCTGCGCGAGAACGTCACCTTTGCCGACCACAGCCTGGCGACCGACAGTGTGTTCTCAGAAACTCAATTAATTTCATGCCGCAACGTACTGATTTATTTCAATAAAAAATTGCAGGATCGAGCGTTTGGATTGTTTCATGAGTCGCTGTGTCATCGCGGCTTCCTGGTGCTGGGCAGTAAGGAAACCTTGGATTTTTCCGCCTACAGCAAACAATTCGAACCCTTGGTCAAGCAGGAACGGATCTACCGAAAATCATGA
- a CDS encoding ATPase domain-containing protein, whose protein sequence is MSTSKELFSEKAATGIEGLDDILSGGLSRSHLFLLEGEPGTGKTTVALHFLQAGAKNGERSLYITLSETERELRHGAKSHGWDLDDNIHIFELTPPESLLDADHQQSLLYSSDLELGEATRQIFEVVEAVKPTRVVIDSLSEIRLLAQSSLRYRRQILAIKHYFVRYDATVLLLDDLTTESLDKTVHSVAHGVIRLEELTPNYGAERRRVRVVKYRGQKYRGGFHDFTIMADGIHVFPRLVAAEHRGGYTRQTLSSGIAELDALMGGGVETGSSSLILGPAGTGKSLISMIFAAAAVARGEKAALFIFDEELGLLFERMRNMGIDLEALQATGNLLIEQVDAAELSPGEFSHRVRRCVDERGIKTVVIDSINGYQAAMPEENALILHMHELLLYLNRRGAATFMTVAQHGLVGDMQAPVDITYLADTVILLRYFEALGKVRRAISIIKKRTGSHESTIREYRIGGRGMTVGEPLDNFQGVLRGIPTYMGAGSPLLKEEG, encoded by the coding sequence TTGTCTACATCCAAAGAGCTGTTCAGTGAAAAGGCGGCCACCGGCATCGAAGGTCTTGATGACATTCTTTCCGGGGGGCTATCGCGCAGCCACCTGTTCCTGCTGGAAGGCGAACCCGGCACCGGTAAAACCACCGTAGCGCTGCACTTTCTGCAAGCCGGCGCGAAAAACGGTGAACGATCCCTGTACATCACCCTGTCCGAAACCGAGCGCGAATTGCGCCATGGCGCAAAGTCCCACGGCTGGGACCTGGATGACAATATCCACATCTTCGAACTGACCCCACCCGAGAGCCTGCTCGACGCCGACCACCAGCAGAGCCTGCTGTATTCGTCGGACCTGGAATTGGGCGAAGCCACCCGGCAAATCTTTGAAGTGGTCGAAGCGGTCAAGCCGACCCGCGTGGTCATCGACAGCCTGTCGGAGATCCGCCTGCTGGCGCAAAGCTCGCTGCGCTACCGCCGCCAGATCCTGGCGATCAAGCACTACTTCGTGCGCTACGACGCCACCGTGCTGCTGCTCGACGACCTGACCACCGAATCCCTGGATAAAACCGTGCACAGCGTGGCCCACGGCGTGATTCGCCTGGAAGAACTGACCCCCAACTACGGCGCCGAACGCCGCCGCGTGCGGGTGGTGAAATACCGTGGGCAGAAATACCGTGGCGGTTTCCACGACTTCACCATCATGGCCGACGGTATCCATGTATTCCCGCGCTTGGTCGCCGCCGAGCATCGCGGTGGTTACACGCGCCAGACCCTGAGCAGCGGCATAGCCGAATTGGATGCCCTGATGGGCGGCGGCGTCGAGACCGGTTCGAGCAGCTTGATCCTGGGCCCGGCCGGTACCGGCAAGTCGCTGATCTCGATGATCTTTGCCGCAGCCGCCGTGGCCCGTGGCGAAAAAGCCGCGTTGTTTATCTTTGATGAAGAGCTGGGCTTGTTGTTCGAACGCATGCGAAACATGGGCATCGACCTTGAGGCCCTGCAAGCCACCGGCAACTTGCTGATCGAACAGGTCGACGCTGCCGAGCTGTCGCCGGGCGAATTCTCACACCGGGTGCGGCGTTGCGTGGATGAACGCGGGATCAAAACCGTGGTGATCGACAGCATCAACGGCTACCAGGCCGCCATGCCCGAAGAAAATGCCCTGATCCTGCACATGCACGAACTGCTGCTGTACCTCAACCGCCGTGGCGCCGCGACCTTCATGACAGTTGCCCAGCACGGGCTCGTGGGCGATATGCAGGCCCCGGTAGACATCACTTACCTGGCCGATACGGTCATTCTGCTGCGCTACTTCGAAGCGCTGGGCAAGGTGCGTCGGGCCATTTCGATCATCAAGAAACGCACCGGCTCGCATGAATCGACTATCCGCGAATACCGCATCGGCGGTCGCGGCATGACGGTTGGCGAACCCCTGGATAACTTCCAAGGCGTGTTACGCGGCATTCCTACCTACATGGGCGCGGGCTCACCTTTGCTCAAGGAAGAGGGCTAG